GCTATAGTGTGCGAAATATTTCATCAACGAAAGCAACGAATATGTATGTAGCTTTACATCCTTTCTATTgactaaatatttattattttaaatcaaatattaattacaataaatgaaaaaaatataaaacaattgCATGGTTGAATACACGGTCGTGTGATTTTCACGAAAAATACTGTCGTAACATTTAGCATTATTCAATAATAAATGTTATAATATCGTGTGCTAAATTCAATATATCTTGTGTGCATTAATATGAATTtgtattcaaattatttttagaagacttcaatatttataaaaaaatatcatgttaaatttttgaaaatttatattccctatatttttttcaggtactTAAACTAATTTGCCACTTACATGATTTAACTTTTaacaattttgttattttttattatattataaactatatttattccaggagtaagttattataacttactctataTCTTGaccattcattcttttcatttcaatggttaaaaataataattttttaacctAGAaaacctttatatatatatatatatatatatatatatatatatatatatatatatatatatatatatatatatatatatatatatatatatatatatatatatatatatatatatatataacctatCAAACCTTTCAAATTTaaaccatttaaaaaataatttaatatgataagattaaataaaattaagtgaTTCATTGATCACACTACTTAATTTTCAGAGATGGATATGAAACTCATCACCTATCTATATAGTATtgctaatttaaaatttaaaagttcaataaaaatttaatacTCAATTTTATCATCACTAATTATATGGGTTTGTGTGATATATCAAATTAATTATCTAAGTTGTTTTTAAAGATGAACAATAATTCAAAAATTAGTTACtctagaataataaaaaaaataaaaattagttactccaaatcttaaaaACCTATAGAGAATAGAAAATTAATACTTTTAGGTAGACATATAAGTAAATGAATGAATTATTGTATCCACTTTGGAATGGTGGGAAATTTGAATGGATGTTAACTTTTGCCTCATTTTCATGCTTGTTATTAACGGTGTTAGTATTTGTCTCCCCGTGTTTTGGAGGAAGGACATATGTCAGCCTCCCTAATCTCATAGCTGCCGAAGAAGATTCAGCCATTCCATTTTTCTTAAAATGTAAGTAGTGTTGAATCATATTCAACTCCTATTATAGTagataaatatcaaataatttgCTTTCTAGAAGGTTGGATTTATGCTGAAGTTTAATGTTAGGAATTTTGTCAAACAATTCCATTTCCTTATACATTCTTGAAAAAAGATTTTACAAAGCTTAAAGATAGTACACATACAAATTAAATATACAAAATACAATAAATagtaaaacaaaattatataaacataacataaaaataatcaataaataatGACCTGAGATGAAATTCTTAAGAAATGGGCAAGTAAATATGAATTGTCATTTAAATTTGTCCGTGTCTTTTTCCCTACTTATAATGCTTTTAAATATAATAAGCATTATGAATAAAATTTGTTCGTCGCACATCTTAAATTGTTGGAATTTGTTAAAATCCGATGAAGAAAGACTATTAAGTAGTGAGAAAGAGTTGAAGCGgttaaaaaaatttagtttaaatTTTCTGGTtggattaaatatataaaatcctCTGTAATATAAGCGAGATTCACTTTAATCCAGtgtaaaagatatttttttgatCACCCACTCGTAGTACTCAGATTCCCTCAATAAGGTTGCGAGCGCACTATTTTACTAAAGACTCTTTATAATGTCTAACTAGGACGTCCACAtcgcattttttaaatttttatattttttaaactcacatggattatttatatttatattttattttttaattatttatttatttattttcaattattttaataaagGTAAGAATTAAAATGTCACCATCTAAAAAATTTGCATAGGCCAGGTATTGAATATCCACTGGGTTGTAACCCAAATTTGTTATATTACTACAGCAGCAATTAGAAAACCCAAAACAAGAAAGAGTTTGAAGCCGAGAGGAGTAGGAAAGATTTTAGTAACTAAGTAGGTAGGAAATAATATAATGCTGGAAGcagtaaatatttttttctgtgtAAGCAAGAATTTTATATATgcgagaactaagggttctcgaaCCTTGATACACAAGAACGGAACGAGTCTGTCAAAAAAACAATATTACAAATCAATTACAATCACGACATAAAAGACAAAGGGTCTTTACAAAAATCGTAAAAGTTATAATTGGAGTGAGCAATGTCGCCAAAGGAAGACCACCTCCAACTTAAAATCTTGATGCTCCAAACAATATTGTTAATATTCCAACCGTCATTCCTAAAACAAAAGCTGTTccttgtcaaccaaataatccaacaagtggctaaccaaaacacccccaattttCCAACCTTGATACCTTTTACCCGCCCGTTGGAATACCATTCCATAAAGAACGGCTTGCTATCTTCCTCATTCCAACTCGGGTAGTCCACCCACacaccaatttccttccaaacaaCCTTAATCACATCACATTTGAAGAACATATGGTCCTTATCTTCCAAATgcatattacaaaaaaaaaacaatttaagttAGGTGTAGGAAAGTTAATACCTCTATACACTAAAAGATCTTTAGCGggaagcctattcacaaaaagtctccaAGCAAAAGCTTTAATCTTAAAAGGGACCTCCATTTTCCATATAATCTCTAAGGCCTCTTCGTTCCTATTAAAAGGACCAAAAGGCGTCCGCAAAGAAACATACCGGTGGTAACACGAAGAAACCGTAAAAGTCTTTTCCGAATCTAGTAACCAACACACGGAATCATTATCTTCATGCAATCCCCCAAAATTCTCTAAAAGAGCCCTCAAAACCGCCACCTTGTCAAACAAACCCGCTTGCTCCACCTCAAACTCCGAAATTCCTAAATCTCCCCATTTCCACTCCCCGTCACACCATCTTCCCATGGCCGCTATGGAAACTTTTTTCAAAGAAGAAATCTCAAAAAGTTCCGGAAAGGCCTCCATCAACAAAATATTATCTAACCAACAAACTTCCCAAAAAGGACTAGTAAAACCATTGCCCACTTTAAAACAACAATTGGTAACAAAAGGGTCATAAGCAAAAGGAGTGCAATTACTAACCTTTACTAAATCCCGCCAccaaaaagatgaagaagaaggttTGAAAGAAACTCCGCCACACAACACATGCATACTTACATCTCCATAGCGAGCCTTTAAAACCTCGCTCCACAACGACCCCCCTCCCTTTACGATAACCACCATATCATATATATTGATACTTCTCaaatgttttatattttaaatacttCTCAAATGTATTGATATAATCACCATATCACATTTCAAGTttgttataaaaaagaaaatagaccTAAATTTTAATAACTTACCTAAGATAATTTGTGTgtcattatatattattataataaaataaaataaaattgaggtcTTTTTTCAATCTAAATGTTTCAGACCTAAAGTTCTAGCCTGAGTGGCTTGGCCCTTGGGCCGGCCCTGGTTATTGGTATTGGTCTAACCATTTATTCTACAatgtatgtattatttatttataattgtaactattattagtttattgttattatttgttaGAGAAAGAACATGTTAATTAGTAATTACACTTGtggtgtttttgttttttttatcagAGCGGAAAAATCCGTTCTTGCACTAGCTACTACTATTGAAGAGGATTAGAATTtgaacaataaaaagtttggctTTGTTTTAGATTACCTTTGAAATATGGTCTATCTAACGAATCTTTGTAGAAACTGTAGTTTGTATATGTTGATATATTTTGTAACATGTGAAGTGCATATTTAATGGACAGATGAAGTGCATATTTAAACAAGTTAGAGAAGTGCATGCATACACTATTCAAACATCGTTTATGTGTGTATATAAGCAAGTGGATTACATACATGCATAACAACTACATTTCTCAATTTCAAGTgccaaagaaaataaatttatcaCAATAAAAGATTGCCATCCAAGCTTGGGTCATCTTCAAATATCCTTTGTTGTAAAAATCAGTCGTTGTGGTATCGTAAATATAGGCAAGAATCATATTCGGCAGTAATAATTAATGATTGGATTGAATATTGGTAGAGGAAGCGTCCATCCATGTCGATGctggagaattttttttttttagaatgaaCATTTGGTGTAGATGCTTTTGAAGGGAATGGGCGTGATTTCTGTTCTCGCCTTTACAAAGTTCCGTCGTAGTAAGAATTATTTACTTAGTTAAAACATCCACATTGGTGCTTTTATATAGTTGTTTCATATTTATCAATGCAAATGTGGCTTTGTTTTACCACTCCTGATTGTGtggttttatattaaaatattaatatttacgcATTTGCATCATATATATAAAAGTGAATGGTAAGACATATTTTAAAGTTTTGATATATGATATGGATATTTAGAAAATATATATGAGTTGTTTAAATAATTAGTAAGTGTGAAGTAATATAATATATTGAATGAGCTCATTTATACCACATATTTGAGTAGTTTGAATGTGGATGTTCTTATGATCTTTGTTGATGGTATTGTTACTAGTCTTAGGACATGTATTGTTGTAGTGGCTTCATCATTGTCGGACACGTGTTGTAACActcttctaaaccccgcagaaattaattaaataaatcagagtaacatgcacaagggcgtcacaattcataataaataaattatcatCAGTCGTACGTCATGCATCCGCTAAGGAACATTTaattataactcataattcataatatatcatgttgacacagtggaataacatcatcaaattacatcacatcatcgatgtattaatcctcaaataaattaaacaaaaaatagagtatcatcgtaaactctaaactagcgtttcccccagtgttacatctatccgagcatgacccgacgctaaacatcatatcgactcatgagctaatTCTCACCAAGtcggagccgctatcctcaatctgaaaaatatagtgtaagggtgagtctcattcgcaattaacaaatattattgcatcatggataacaacagatcaatagttatattattcacccaatccatctatattcagataatccatcatcacacaaaacacacaataccaatcataacaatgaagtacattcagtcatgttatcaaactcatgcatatgaatgcaactgactctatgcatgtggtaccaaacatcaccagtggaattatccaccgaccgatctatcatcatccagatacggccctgccagcacagattccacacaatgggaatcttgcccttcactgaatcctctcatcattaggattcagccctcatcaaatggtcatgaatgcatgcaaacatatatacaacatactttcatcatcatcattctatgAGTTCCATCatcctatactcatttcatcattatcatcatcatcatcatcatcattattaagtatgtttatatgtatcagcatcattcatcacaaatcaatcatcatcaccatcattacagaacatacatgtattacactaatcatcatcatcaaaagtaagaatatacatgtattcacatcttccaaaacaagtcaatcatcattgtacaattctcaacaatcatcacataatcatgttttcaaacatgtcttatattgtcacatctcatcacatatgtcaacaatagatcatccatcaaacgaacaaagtattcacatcatactcatatcatcacatgaaatatctcacGAGCTCCATTACACAATCAAACAAAATTATCATAcaaatcatgtttaaaacatagcatgtattgtcatatctcatcatatatacgtacaatacatcattcatcaagcgataattcataattcaaaattaattgaaagctacacctcattttatcatttaaactcataggttatctcataaggttcatcatactcgaaacgacactaaaaacggagttacggatcaaaagttacgcatcattgaactttcgaagaaaatcacaaaacagaattgttacacacagaagccatacgcgtatggcacctcccatacgcgtatcacccaaacccatacgcgtatcagccatcccatacgcgaatcaacagaactaattttacactgaaatttcccatacgagtatgaacacacctatacgcgtatggcctcatcccatacgcgtatgacagaaTTCCATACGCAAAAGACTAgtatttctccaaaaatatgcaatttcgcaccagtccgttttccactcgttttcactaATAACAGGCTACtattttaagtctaaaacaccatctttttacacattaacatatggtattcatccaatttcatcaatctattatcctatgccagttttacacattaaaacctaactttctatccaattattggaaactcataactcagattcagtgtTCATTGAAGAACGCAACAACACAACAATTAatacaatacccacaacacaaacatcaattaacatacaattctatatagaattcacagaggtattcatcaattattcaacttctattaaaattatcccaaaacctaactctgacatatgatcaaattgacccaaacaatatccctaatcatgccctatcattcataacacgataagagatgataattggaagagtcccccttaccttagccaaattcttgcttttggtcctcttcctctttggttcctctttacgttcctcagctcttctcttcaacttctcatttttcacgttctgactctttttccttatttcctttattttatgaaaacataaaatagttagtaatgggcttactcacttagaacccccatactactaatctcaccatccggcccaaatggcccttaatccataattttccaataattcaacaaaataccaaataattctaaataataatttaatttccgattaaattaaaattagaaaatatggggtgttacaactctcccccactaaaagagttttcgtcctcgaaaacatacttccaaTGAAAAGTTCCAAATAGGAGTCCTTCGTCTAACTCTCTAGTTCCTAATTAACATTCCCATCAGTCGATCATCAAAATCCATCTGATATTACCAAcagaaaacatgtttcatacattcaaatcacaactcttacgtcacatttgaccATTCAAAGGTGTACCGCTCGTTATACCTCTAAAAGATTGACAACAatggaacattgaggtacaaccaatacaatacgcccaataactgagtAATTTAATTACACAACCATGTTATGACCACacttgatcaacactgcagtaacgCATTATATTGACAGAATGTACCAACCTTAGACaaacttttccatctgagcgataaactaatacttacacttttcaccaacatcttccttcaagaaactcaacaataatattcctataccattgaaattcaactatctgactcctctcaagtcacaccaacaattatccaacacgtGACATTCTGCTTTTGttgcactattttgattactcattacaatcatcattagcAATTAGATTTCTTAGTTTTTACCCAATtctgactctctttactcatttgttcgagaatcattctttaccattcatggtactaatttaccactcagcaatacttactcgcactaaaaaaacaaattcctgatttactccGTCTATTAAACATCCCAACCATCAGAAtgagtgcacacaagtaattataatcacactcatcagcctcgatataccattgcttacaaaatagcttaaACTGACTTCCACTCTCCTCTAAGAATTAAACCAACTTCTCCCTtcttagagtataattcctcattatatctggaatctacaataacaccttacaacaacacaaaattattatagcatcatatggtatcaactcatcgtcttaacttcgccaaatacatactcattaactacgtacaaccacaataacatattcatcatctcgacaattattcaaaagggttctaattcTCTGGTataacatccttacatccactagatcccaaatccaacatatagatcaatacatgttctctacgtaggctcccgacatattaattcctcactgcccacgagtaatactcataacactactccacatcatacTTTCGTTGTGTGACTCTGATTATTCTTCTTAAGTCATTGTCCATTATGTTGCACTCTTtcctattcacttcttcataagtccacacagcatggtgagtgattattctcacggtttaatatccatcacaacttatactattaaggtaacaaaacaagttcatcccatttatatgattccatctactaccaacaagagatttagggtgatcaagtcctaaatttgtcaatagatagtcgacaaccatatttaagcataaaccgtcgttactacatagtAGTGTCCCTTCCCGAGTTTGcattcaaactcattaacatcgtcatagcccaataattcacttcgagtctttacaactcgcacgcTTCCTTCTCATTGGATCTTATCAGTGAGACAacaacatccaaacattttacacaatctgcttcatagtcacttagcgtcACGCTTGTCAAGTACTTCCAACTTcacaatcactaatatactcgtacattactatccatctcgttccaaatcaaaatcctcatcttagtaAAAGactgcgacaacattcataactcgtgatttttactctaaatcccatgacatatTTCACGTCCAAATATAATTctactcggaatctcaacaaggtCTTCCTCTCATCGATAGGTgtcagaaattctctacaattctttttttatacatgtcgttgctttggcatcataaatatGACTTCAACCAttttaaagtttatttcacctttactactaattcaattCTCACTAATTCCATCGTCactcaaatcatatttattactgaacgtctcatcaacttattcatcaataacatgttctactcaacttcgcagtccaccagcagagctgataccttgcaactttctaatttccctCTCCCACAAATAATCATCgattacctctaatcatcctccttcaagatgctctaacttaattaccagtcaagCCTTAATtctaagtcaccttcaattcgggaaacaaccaactccaacaacacttgcactgttgccaacaacagcctactggaccaatcatcttacaactgaaacataaccgagaagcgaagcttctcccccacttgtttcaatccaacacctgcaacaaaacaaacaagtaccgacagtgattcactcacatgtcgtgtaccaaggggtaaaacaccgacagtatacaactatcgcgcaactcaactgactcgacaattggtcggacggaccgacctgctctgataccactattgtaacacccttctaaaccccgcagaaattaattaaataaatcagagtaacatgcacaagggcgtcacaattcataataaataaattatcatCAGTCGTACGTCATGCATTCGCTAAGGAACATTTaattataactcataattcataatatatcatgttgacacagcggaataacatcatcaaattacatcacatcatcgatgtattaatcctcaaataaattaaacaaaaaatagagtatcatcataaactctaaactagcgtttcccccagtgttacatctatcaaagcatgacccgacgctaaacaacatatcgactcatgagctaatcctcaccaagtcggagccgctatcctcaatctgaaaaatatagtgtaagggtgagtctcattcgcaattaacaaatattattgcatcatgaataacaacacatcaatagttatattattcacccaatccatctatattcagataatccatcatcacacaaaacacacaataccaatcataacaatgaagtacattcagtcatgttatcaaattcatgcatatgaatgcaactgactctatgcatgtggtaccaaacatcaccagtggaattatccaccgaccgatctatcatcatccagatacggccctgccagcacagattccacacaatgggaatcttgcccttcactgaatcctctcatcattaggattcagccctcatcaaatggtcatgaatgcatgcaaacatatatacaacatactttcatcatcatcattctatgAGTTCCATCatcctatactcatttcatcatcatcatcatcatcatcatcattattaagtatgtttatat
The sequence above is drawn from the Vicia villosa cultivar HV-30 ecotype Madison, WI unplaced genomic scaffold, Vvil1.0 ctg.000325F_1_1, whole genome shotgun sequence genome and encodes:
- the LOC131626820 gene encoding uncharacterized protein LOC131626820; translation: MGRWCDGEWKWGDLGISEFEVEQAGLFDKVAVLRALLENFGGLHEDNDSVCWLLDSEKTFTVSSCYHRYVSLRTPFGPFNRNEEALEIIWKMEVPFKIKAFAWRLFVNRLPAKDLLVYRDKDHMFFKCDVIKVVWKEIGVWVDYPSWNEEDSKPFFMEWYSNGRVKDSFRSCVSRFENP